AAGCTTCAGTACCTCGTAAGTGCCTGCCAGCACGCCAAACCCGTAATCTGGCGAAGGAAATTGTTTTACATGAAGCTCCATGACAACTTCTGGGTTCTTACCTGCTTTGGAGAGAATCTCTTCTGTTCGTTCAAAATAAGCATCTGTGACGCTTCCGCTGAGAATCTCGCTGGCAGAAGCTACGAGGAATTTTTTCATCGCAAATCACTCACCTCAAACTCAACGTTTTACTGCTTTCCACCACGGGAATACTTTGCCGAAGTAAACAGCACTGTCACCTAAGTATTCCTGGATTCGAAGCAATTCATTGTATTTGGCAACGCGTTCTGATCTGGCTGGCGCACCAGTTTTAATAAAACCAGCGTTGGTGGCAACTGCCAGATGAGAAATGGTAGTATCCTCTGTTTCACCTGAGCGGTGTGAAATGATGCAGCGGTAACCTACTAGGTGTGCTGTGCGAATAACATCCAGCGTTTCAGTCAGAGTGCCGATTTGGTTCAGTTTAATAAGAATGGCGTTAGCTATACCATCTTCTACACCCTTGGTGAATATTGCTGGGTTGGTGACAAACACGTCATCACCCACTAACAAGACTTTACTGCCCAAGCTCTGTGTGATCAGCTTCCAGCCTTCTTTATCTTGCTCAGCCATACCGTCTTCTATGGAGATAATGGGGTACTGAGAAACCATTTCCTCATACACAGCTAGCATGTCTTTGGAGGAAAGCTGTTTGCCTTCGTACTTATAACTGGTGCCATCGTAAAATTCTGATGCTGCGGCGTCGAGGGCCAAGAAAACCTGTTTACCTGGTTCATATCCAGCCGTTTGTATGGCTTCCACCAAAACTTGTAAAGCTGCCTTGTGATTGGGTAAAGTGGGAGCAAAACCTCCCTCATCGCCAACGGCAATTCTGTAACCTTGTTTCTTGAGCACACTCTTAAGAACCTGATAGACCTCGGCACCCGCTCTAAGAGCATCGCTGTAATTGTCAAAACCAGCAGGTACGATCATGAACTCTTGGAAATCCAAACCGCTATCAGCATGTACGCCGCCATTTATAACATTCATGAGTGGAATAGGTAACACCTTACCTTGAACACCGCCAAGGTAGGCAAACAAGGGTAAACCAAGCGACTTTGCAGCGGCATGGGCTACTGCCAAAGAAACTGCTAAAATGGCGTTAGCCCCCAACTTGGATTTGTTCTCCGTTCCATCAGCTTCAATCATGGCCATGTCAATGCCAGCTTGATCGTAAGCATCCATACCAATAACTACTTCTGCCAGTGCCTCATTTATGTTGGCAACGGCCTTGTCCACGCCCTTGCCCCCAAACTCCTTGCCGTTGTCCCGCAGTTCCAGAGCTTCTCTAGTTCCAGTAGAAGCGCCAGAAGGCACAGCTGCCGTGCCCATGCTACCGTCTTCCAGCAGCACAGTAGCTTCCACAGTTGGATTGCCTCTAGAATCAAGAACCATACGTCCCTTCACATCAATGATAACCGGGCTTTCAGCATACTCCATATTCAACCGCCTCCTAAAAAATCCACAGTAAATTAAAATTCACTTGCTTCCAGCCCAATTTTAACGGCAGCCATGTTCAACTTGAATAAATCTCCTTTAAATCGTTCTTTTAACGCCATTTCTACTTCTTCGAGGCTGATGTCGCCAAGGGTCTTTAAGCAATATCCCAATGCTACCATGTTCATTACACGAGCACTGTGAAGCTCTTCTCTGGCCCATCGTTCAAAGGGCACATAAACCACTTTGAAACCGAGACTTTCCACGCCCTTATCTCTGAGGCTTTCATCAGCAAGAATGACAGTGTGGCCATTCATCTTGGACTTAGCACCGGGCAAAGCATCAGATGAGAAAGCAACCACCACATCCGCTTTACGCACCTTGGGGTAATAAATTTCCGTATCGCTCATAACCACTTCAGCACGTGCCAAACCGCCTCTTTGTGCTGCGTCATAAACCACTGTTTGCACAACATTCCAATTCTTCAGCGCATATGCCTCAGCCAGGAGGGCGCCCATGAGGACTACCCCTTGACCTCCAGATCCAACTATGTAAACTTCTCGTCTCATGGCATTATTCCTCCCAAAGTTGTCGGTAGCTTTTGCTCAGCTCCGGCGTCTCTTTATCATCTCTGAATACACCGACGGGTATTTTCCCTTCCTTTTCTTCGTAGGGGCTCTTTGCCATGAATGTGTTGGACTTGAACCATTCCAACATCTGCACAGCATCTGGCATACCATTAAAACGCCCAAAATACGTTGGGCATTGAGAAAGAACCTCTAACACGCTAAATCCATCGTGCTCCAAGGCCCTCCTGATAAGTTGGCCCAAATAGACAGGGTTCGCTGTATGCGCCCTGGCAACAAAGGTGGCTCCAGCTCCCAGTGCTAACTTGCTTACGTCCATGGCTGGTTCCACGTTTCCGTAAGGAGTAGTACTCGATTTAGCTCCTGAGGGTGTGGTAGGCGATACTTGACCACCTGTCATTCCGTAAATGCGATTGTTAACCACAATGGCAGTTATACCAATATTACGCTTTGCCGCATGAATGAAGTGGTTTCCACCAATGCCCACACCGTCTCCGTCGCCCAGCATGGCAACCACGTGCATGTCAGGCCGAGCCATCTTTATACCTGTGGCGGTGGGTAATGCCCTGCCGTGTATGGTATGCAGTGTTTGTGCATTCACATAACCTGAAGCCCTGCCAGTGCAACCAATACCGGTTACAAAGACCACTTCGTCATTACGCCACCCCAGTTTTGTAAACTGCTCAATGACTTGCCTTAGAATGGTTCCGATGCCGCAACCGGGGCACCAAATGTGGGGCAAATACTGTTTTCTTAGCCACTTCTCAGGAGCCTCAGACATGGGCACCAAGTTTATTCCGTTATCAGCATTATGGTTGCTGCCGAGATTATCCATGGAGAATCGCCTCCTCGATTAGCTCAGGCGGGATAAGATCGCCATTTACCACGTTCACACCCAAAACAGGGACATCAAAACCTTTCAATGTCCACTCCACTAAAAGCCTGAGCTGGCCGTAGTTTATCTCCGGTATGACGATTTTCTTCGGTTTGACATGGTTAACAATGTCCCTGAGCTCCTCCTTGAAGAAGGGCCACATGGTAAAGGGACGAATTAATCCAACTTTGTGTCCTTGGCTACGAAGCTCCGCTACGACACCTTTTGCCACTCTACCCATGGAAGCAAAACTGATTACCAGTGTTTCTGCGCCATCAAGCTCATATGTTTCGTATTCGATGAGCTCCTTGCGATGTCTTTCAACCTTGGTATTTAACCTGTCCAGCAACGCTTTTACTTTGTCTGGCTTAATAGTGGGAAAACCATCTTCACCATGAGCTGAGCCAGTAACGTGCCACAAATAACCCTGTCCCAAAGGTGGCAATGGCACAGCGTCTCCGTTCACGGTAGCGTAGGGCAAATACTTTTCAGGAGGTACCTCAGGTACTGTCCTCACGGGAATCTTTATGGGCTCTGGAAATTCCACGTTCTCTCTCATGTGACCTACTACTTCGTCAGCCAAAACAATGGCTGGCATGCGAAGTTTCTCAGCCCAGTACAGCGCTTTTTGCGTGTAAATGTAAAACTCCCGAACATTACCTGGAGAAAACACTACCACGGGATGGTCCCCATGAGTTCCCCAAATAGCTTGCATTAGATCTCCTTCACCAATCTGGGTAGCCAAACCCGTGGAAGGACCAGCACGCATGACATTAACAATGGTTATGGGAATCTCAGCCATGGCAGCGTACCCGATGGCTTCCTGCATGAGAGAAAACCCCGGCCCGCTGGTAGCAGTCATTGCAGGATAGCCAGCATAGGAAGCGCCGATTACTGCCATAATACTGCCTATTTCATCTTCCATCTGCAAATAGATCCCCTGATGTTTGGGCAACAGCTCCGAAAGTGTTTCTGCTATTTCAGAAGATGGTGTAATGGGGTATCCTGCATAGAATTTAAGCCCTGCATCAATGGCACCCATGGCGCACGCCACGTCGCCCATGACTATTCTGCTCAAGCTTGAACACCTTCTTTCTTGAAGACCGTTATTGCAAAATCAGGACAAATGTTAAAACACTGGGTGCACCCGATGCAATCCTCTTCTCTGACGGGGACACTCTTCCCATCGGGAGCTCTTAGCTCGAATACCTTTTTTGGGCACACCATGACACACAGCCCACAGGATTTACACAACCTGGTATCCACAAACACAGAAAAATTCGCCAAAAAAGTCACCTCCTCATTCGCCACCGCACGGTAGCGAATGCCATTATGGTAATCTTCTCACATTTAATATAACATTAACAATGCCTTTACTCAACCGTTTAAGAAAAAGTCAAGGAAATACCAAAAACGTGAGCGAAGTTTCTGCATATAACTTGGCAAAGCTCATCCATGGGCATGTCAGTAACTTCAACCGCCTTTTTGTAGACTTCCTTCACGTAAGTGGGATCGTTGCGTTTACCCCTGATAACTTGCGGCGGCAGATAAGGACTGTCAGTTTCTAAAAGGAGGTGATCCAAAGGCACCATCTTTAGAGCCGAGCGAAGTGAGTCTGCTTTAGGGTAAGTTATATTGCCTGCGAAGGAAATAAAGAAGTCTTTTTTTAGAGCCTCTAAAGCTTCATTGGGTCCATGCGAGAAACAATGGAGCACTACGGGCACAGGTATGGAACCGTATTTGTTCAAAACCTCCATAACATAAGGAAATGCTTCTCTTTCATGAATAACTATGGGCTTCCCAAAGTAAAGAGCTATTTCAACTTGCCGACGAAACCACACAAGTTGATCTTCAAGCGCAGTTTCAGATCTAACCGTGTCGAGTCCAATCTCACCAACGGCGTTTGCTTCTTGGTACATATTCTCATATTGCTTAAGAACATCCAGGGAACCAGTAGCGTTATGGGGATGAACCCCGACCGCTACCGGTTCCTGAGGATGCCTTAGCTGAAGGGCTTTCTGTGAAGATTCAATATCATAACCCACCCACGCGAAACTTAACAGTTCTCCTCTGACCTTTTCAAGCACATCCTCCCTATCGTCGTCGTAGGCTGGATCCTGCAAATGGGCATGTGAGTCAATGTAATAGCTGCATGAGTGTTGGTCTGACATATTATTATCGCTCATCTATTTTATTTTAGTCCCGGGTTCAGGCTGCCCATCCACGCTGAGCAGGTTGGGTAATCCATCTTCCCCTGTGGCTGCCAGAAGCATACCGTGGGACAAAACACCCATAAGCTTCCTTGGCTGAAGATTTGCCACAACCACAATCCGTTTTCCCACCAAGTCCTCAGGTTCGTACTTGAGACCTATGCCAGCCACAATGGTGCGTTTTCCTAAAGAACCTAAATCCACCGAAAGTTTTATGAGTTTATCGCTCTTAGGTACCCGCTCTGCAGCTTCCACCAAGCCGATGCGCAGGTCCAGCTTACTAAATGTGTCATAGTCCACCACTGGTTTTCCTTCATCCACTTCAGGGGACGCACTTTCTTTGGTTTGTTCATTGTTTGCGCCGGCCTTACCGCCTTGCTTATCTTTATCCTCCTTGAATCTGGGAAACAGCGGTGGCTGCGTTAGGTCTGGCTTAAAACCGCTGACTTTACCAAAGGTTAGAGAAAGTTGCGTTTGCAAGGTAGCTGCCACTCGCTGGGCAGCGGAAGGCATAGCTGGACTGAGCATGGTGGTAGCAACACGATAAGCCTCTAGTTCACTGTACAGAAACTCCGCTAAATCATCTCCGCTAAGGGTCCATGGTTTTTCTTTGTCCTGAAAATCGTTGAGGAACTTAATAAGATCCAGGGCACTGCTTAACGCACCTTGGACGTCTTCCTTTTCGTAAGCAGCATGGTACTTTTGAAGCTGCTCCTCTACCACGGCTGCTACTCGACTGTAACGCTGCCCCGTAACCTTTGGCGCCGTATCAATGCCTTTTTTCTTCATGAAGCCCAGTACGCGGTGAAGTAGATTACCGTAGTCGTTTGCCAAATCTGCATTGTAGGTCCCCCAAAGAGCTTCCAGAGAAAGGTCAGCGTCATCTCTTTGAGGTCCTGCAGCTAACATGAAGTAGCGGAGAGCATCTACTGCAATGTCCTCAGTCAAGCCCACAGAGTTTTCTATGTGGGAAACTAAGTCCTGTGGACTGAATATGTTACCAACGCTTTTTGACATCTTTTGCCCAGAAACCAACCACCAACCATGGGCAACTACGCGCTTTGGAACTGGCAGTTCCAGGCTCATGAGCATGGCAGGCCACAATGCTGCATGATGCCTGAGAATGTCTTTACCAATGAGATGTACACCGGGCCAAAACTCCATCTTCTCGCCTGAGTCAGTGTATCCCAGAGCAGAAATGTAGTTGATAAGAGCATCGTACCAAACATACACCGTGTGCTTCGTGTCAAAAGGCACAGGAATACCCCAGGGCACACTGGTTCTGCTAACGGATATGTCCTTTAGTCCCCTTTCCACAAAGGATTTGATCTCATTCAATCTGGTGGCAGGAACCACAAAATCTGGGTTAGTTCTATAAAGCTCCAGCAACGGGTCTTGGTACTTGCTCCACTTAAAGAAGTACGACTCTTCAGATACGAATTCCACAGGTGTTTTGTGGATGGGACAATTTCCATTTTCTAATTCATTCTCGCCGTAATACGTCTCACATTTGGGACAGTACCAACCCTGGTAAGTGCCTAAGTAAATGTCTCCTTTTTCATACATGATTTCAATGACTCGTTGGACTACTTTTTCATGACGTGGCTCCGTGGTACGTATAAAATCGTCGTTGGAGATGCGCATGAATCTCCAAGCATCTTTGAATTTCTGTGCCATTTGATCCACGAATTCTTGTGGGTTTATACCTTTTTCATTGGCAACCTTGAGAATGTTTTGACCGTGCTCATCGGTGCCCGTAAGAAAAAACGTACGATCACCTATGAGCCTGTGATACCGAGCCAAGGCATCGGCATAGACTGTGGTATAGGCACTCCCTGCATGAGGTTCAGCATTCACATAGTAAATAGGTGTGGTAACGTAATAAAGTCCCATTTTGCTCGCCTCCTATTGTATATTGTTGACCATTTGCACAAAAAAATTGATCTTCGCACACATATCATACACATATATGTATATGTGGAAAGGCCCACACACGCGCGTACAAAAAAACACATTATGTTGTCTGTTATGTGCGTTCTTGTTTTCGCATTTTTAATTCTTCTATTATTCTCCTGCATAATACGTATGAACCATCCTCGCACAAGAAAGAACAATCACACTCCTACTCAACTGTTACAGACTTTGCTAAGTTTCTTGGTTTATCCACATCAGTGCCCCTTAGGACGGCATTGTAGTAAGCAAACAACTGAAGCACAGGAATGCCAACAAGTGGTGCAAGCAAGGGCAATGTATCAGGAACGAAAAACGACCATCGACCAATGTCTTCGAGCCTCTTCCTGTCCCGCTCGAAACCGAGCACGAAAACATCCCCTTGCCGAGCTTTTACTTCGGACACATTACTAAGCGTCTTTTCAAGTACATCTTCCTGCATCAAAATTGCCAATGTTGGGGTGTCAGCTGTAACCAATGCCAACGGCCCATGTTTTAACTCACCTGCAGGAAATGCTTCGCTGTGTATGTAAGAGATTTCTTTCAGCTTCAATGACCCCTCCAGGGCAAGCATGTAGTCCAGCTGTCTTCCAATGAAGAAGATGTCGTTAGCTTTATAGGTGTCCTGTGCAATTCTTCTTACGCTTTCAGCGTTGCTGAGTACTTGCTTAACCTTTTCTGGTATACTCCAAAGGTCTTCTAAAATATTTTGTTCTTCCTCCTGTGTCAGTAGCCCTTTGAGCTTCGCCATGTACAGGGCAAACAAATAAAGAACTACCAGCTGCGTGCTGTAAGCCTTTGTGGAAGCCACAGCAATTTCTGGCCCAGCTTGTGTTAAGAGCGATGCATCTGCTTCCCTGTAAACGGAGCTACCAACCACATTTACCACGGCTATGACAGGAATGCCATCTGCTTTCATCATTCTCAAAGCCTGAAGAGTATCAGCTGTCTCACCTGACTGACTGATAACTAACCCCACGGAGTTTTCACGCCAATGGTGTTTTGCGTACCTGAATTCGCTTGCCACTTCAATCTCCACATCCAAACCAGCCACGTGCCTAAGCAAATAGGCACCTACCATGCCTGCGTGATAGGCAGTCCCACAAGCTGTGATGTAGATGCGCTCCGCGTTCTTGAGTTCTTCTTGAAGCGCTTCTAGTTCATCGAGCCTGACTCTGCCGCGATCCACACGCCCCAACAGGGTGCTCCTTATGGCTTCATCTTGTTCCATGATTTCTTTTATCATGAAGTGGTCATAGCCACCTTTTTCTGCCTGCTTCTCGTCCCAGTCCACCTTGGTTATCTTGATTGGAATGGCATTGCCTTCAAAGTCGTAAAGCTCCACATGCTCCGCACGAATGTCTGCAATTTGTCCATTTTCCATTATTACAAACTCACGTGTGTGTGATAGCAAAGCCGGTATGTCAGAAGCTAAAAAGTTCTCCCCACGACCCAAACCCAGCACCAGTGGAGAATCCTGCCTAACAGCTAAAATCCTGTCTTCTTTTTGACTGATGATGGCCAGAGCAAAAGCACCTTTTAGTAGCGGTAAAATCTTTAGCAACGTAGTAAACAGATCACCCTGGTAGAACTCCTCCAGCAGGTGTGCCACTACTTCCGTGTCAGTTTCAGAAGTAAACTTGTGTCCCCTTTCAGCTAAGTATGCTTTGAGTTCTCTGTAGTTCTCGATAATGCCATTGTGCACCACGGCAATGGTCCCAGTACAATCAGTATGTGGGTGAGCATTCTCGTCTTTTGGTGCACCATGGGTTGCCCATCGAGTGTGCGCTATGCCCATGTTAGAACTGGGAACAGAAGGAAAATCCTTCTCTAACTCCGATATGCGTCCTTTTTTCTTTGCAATGAAAATGCCTTCATCAGTTTTTAGCGCCACACCACTGCTGTCATAACCTCGGTATTCCAGCTTCTTCAGTGATTCGATGACTACGTCATAGGCGTTCTTTTGCCCCACGTAACCCACTATGCCGCACATGCCCTAATCACCCTTTGAAAATACGTTCCACAAGTGGCACAATGGCTTCCAGAGCTTGTGATACTTGCTCCTCTTCACCTTCAATGGTGATTCTTAGAAGTGGCTCAGTGCCTGAAGGCCGAAGCACAATCCTCATGCCTTGTCCACTGTAGTCTTCAACCAACTGCCGTAGTTCAGGCAGCTGTGCAATGTCGAAGCTGGAACCATTGAGCCGCTTTCCCAAGGGCACGTTAACAGTTTTTTGTGTCTTCTTGTTCACGTCTTTTAGCAGTTCCTCAGGTGACTGGCCCGTTTGATTCAAAATACTCAAAACCGTTGCCATTATGCCAATTCCGTCTCCAGTTAGATTAACAGGGGTGTAAATGACATGACCAGAAGGTTCACCACCCAACATAGCACCATTCTCACGCATGGAGTCGGAAACGTATTTGTCTCCCACATTGGTTCTGACAAGCTCTCCGCCCATCTTCTTGAGGAATTCCTCAAAACCGCTGTTTGTCATGAGCGTACCAACAACCAGCTTTGGATCCCAAAGCCGTCTTTGGGAGAGGTATTTAACAATGATCGCCATAAGATCATCACCATCAAGGACTCGGCCACTACTGGTTACAGCCATGACCCTATCACCGTCGCCGTCAAAAGCAAAACCGAGAGGCACACCCATGGTTTTTACAACTTCCTTAAGGGGCTCCAAATTTGTAGCACCACAACCATGGTTAATCCAGTAGCCATCAGGCGTTGCAAAGAGCGTATGAACCCGTGCTCCAGCTTTTTGTAAAACATAGGGGGCAGCTGCGTACGTAGCACCATGAGCCACGTCCACTACCAAAGGTACTTGATCCAACATCAGATGCGTTTTTTCCAGAATTTCGTCACCATAAAGCTGGGTGCTATTAGAGACATAATGAAGTTGGCCAATGTGGTCCCAGGATACGGGCTTGTGGTCGCTTTCCATGAGCTGTTCCAGTAATTCCTCTTCCGCCTCCTGCATTTTCAACCCCACACTGTTTAGTACCTTAAGCCCATTGTCTTCCATGGGATTATGAGACGCTGAGACCATGACGGAGGCGTCAGCTCCGAATCGGCGCGTTAACATGGACAAACCAGGTGTGGGCAGTACACCAAAATAAAGCACATCTGCCCCATATGACATTAACCCGGAGCTTAAAGCAGTAAAAAGCATGTTGCTAGATGTTCGCGTATCTTGTGCCACTCCAACCAGTGGCCTGCTTCTCTTTATCGATCCTTCCCTTAGTAAAATCGCAATGGCTTTCCCCAACTTGTAAGCCAGCTCGGGGGTCATCTCCTTATTGGAGCGACCGCGAATCCCGTCCGTTCCAAACAAATTAGGCATTAGTAGTTGCCTCCTTTTCCTAAGAATACGCATGTCGAAGGGTAGTCCACACCAGTGGCAGTTACAACAATGTCAGAAGCCGTCAACTGCACAGACTCCGGACATAGGAATCTGTAGACACTGCCTTCCAATATGAATTCGCTTGCCACCATGCGCTCAGCAGAGTAAGACACGGTTACCCACTGGTCCTCAGTTTCCAGCAATTCAACACCTTCAGGTAACTGAAGAGAAGCCTTAGCTGAGCTACTCCCAGCCCCTACCGTCACGCGTGAAGTCTTAATAAAAGCTACAGACTCAAGAGCACTGGCCGTACCCTGCACAGTGACTACCCGAGGTCTCACAGAATAACTCTTAAGAAAGACGTTTGGCGGCACGTCAAACTGCGGAAGTACAGCAACCTGCATGGTTACAATGTCCTTTGCTTGCTGAATCGTAACAGTGAGTAAGTCAGGACTAATCTTAACGTTCTCCACTAAATTACCTGATTTGTCCACTGCAATAGCCTTTAACTGCATCACTTCTGCACCTGAAACAGGGCTCTCTGTCTTTATGTCAGCGACCTTTGCCACAGCGGTTTCAGGTCCTGTGACAATGACTTGTCCTGGCTCCACTTTCATATTGAGTAAGTTCACTGGCATGAGCTTGCTAACAATGGGCTCCACGTGAACCTTTACTTTGCTCGGATTTATGGAAATCAGCCTACCAGATGTGGGAGCAAAGGTCTGCAGAGTTAACTCTTGATCGCCCCACTTTGCTTGATCCAGACGCACAAATACCACTGGTGGTTCTTTATCACCTATGAGTGGCACTTCGTAAGTAACTTCCACAACCGCTGGCGTGACCTCGTAGTACCAGTTTGCCTGACCATTGACCTGCAGAACTTCTACTTGTTCGCTTACACGTACAGGCAGGCTCCCTGCAGCCACTGAAGACCACAGGCCCAAAGCGATAAGAAAAGACAGTAGCAGCAGTTTAGTCTTATCAGAAAACTCGAATTTTTTCTTGCTATTATTTTTCATGGTTCCCACCAGGAGATATAAAAGATTCTAATATAAAAGGCAGGTCTTTTAGCTCCACATACCTGGTTAGGTGACCTTTATAGGCAAAGCTGATGATACCAGTTTCTTCAGAAACCACTAATGCCACTGCATCGGTTTCTTCACTGATGCCAATCGCCGCTCTGTGCCGTGTTCCAATGCGGTCATCTCGCCTATCAGCCAACGGAAGTATGACCCGTGCGGCCACAATGCGGTCTTCCTTAATGATTACGGCGCCATCATGGAGAGGACTCCTAGTATTAAATATGGACAAGAGTAAGTCTGCAGAAACCTGAGCGTTTAACATAGTTCCTGATTGTTGTATGAGATCCTTTAGACCCACTTTACCTTCAAACACAATTAGAGCACCGGTACGGTTAGCCGACAAAAGTTCCACAGCTCTGACTACTTCATTAATGACACGCTTGATATCGTACTCAGGAACCGCTTTAAAAAGGTTCTTAAAAGGATCCAAACTGAACTCCTCCAAGGCTCGCCGAAGTTCTGGCTGAAAAATGACAGGTATGGCAAAGATCATCATGGTGGCGACGTTGTTGAAAAGCCATGTTGTAAGCTGCAATGAAGAAAACAATTTACCCAGCCAACTGAGTACAGCTAAACTAGCTAATATGATTAGCAACCCTCGTGCCAAATGATAGCCCCGTGTCCCGTAAATACTGGACAACAGCCAATACAACAATGCCGTCACCAACGCCACATCGATGACGGCACCAAGAATTGTTCCCACACTTGGCAAGAAATTACTTATCATCGATAAACTATTGTACCAGCTACACCCCTTACTACTGCCTCCGCTTCTTCCAAAGACCCAATTGCAACCTGGCCATCAACGTTTTCCAAGTACTTGATGGCAGCCAAAATCTTGGGACCCATAGACCCAGCAGGGAAGTGCCCCTGGTCATAGAGCTCTTTTAAGTAATCCAGCTTCGCCCTTTCTAAAGGCTGCTGGTGATCACTTTTGTAGTTGATGTAGACCTTGTCTACCTGAGTCAATATGACAAAAAGCTCTGCTTTTAGCTCTACTGCCAATAAGGAAGACGCTAAATCCTTATCAATGACAGCTTCCACTCCGCGCAAAGCTCCGTCATGCTCCACAACAGGAATACCACCGCCACCCACGGTGATAGGCACAATGCTTTCCTCCATTAATGCCCTAATGGAGGAAAGCTCAACAATTCTACGCGGCATGGGAGATGGCACGACACGCCTGTACCCTCTGCCTTTGTCCTCTTTGAAAACCCAGCCTTTTTCAGCTTGAATTTGCATCGCAGTCTCGTAGTCGTATGTGGGCCCTACAAACTTGCTTGGGTTATTGAAGGCTGGATCATCCTCATCCACTACTACTTGCGTTACCAAAGAAACAAAGCTTCGTTTTTCTTTTGCCAGCGCTACGACGTTATGAAAAGCATTTTGAAGCACGTACCCAATATAACCCTCTGTAGTTGCATCCAACACATCTAAGGGGAAAGGAGTGACCACGTCCTTTGCCCTGTCATGGCGCAGAAGTTCTGTACCCACTTGTGGCCCGTTACCATGGGTTATGGCTAAACTGATACTCTTATCAGTGACTAGTCGCAAAAGCTGAGCAGCAGTACGCTCAGCGGCATACTGCTGCCCCTCTATGCCATCGGGCCCGTCTGGAAGCTGGAGAGCGTTTCCGCCCAAGGCAAGAACTACTTTCATGAGCACTAATCTCCCATTAACAAGGCCAAAATGGCTTTATGTGCATGCAATCTGTTTTCTGCTTCATCGAAAATGGCAGACTGAGGGCTGTCGGCTACTTCATCCACTACTTCTTCACCGCGATGGGCAGGCAAGCAATGAAGGAAGATGGCATTTTTGTCAGCATGACTCATCAGTTCTGGGTTAACTTGATACGGTTTAAAAATCTTAAGTCGCTCCTCGTGCTCTGCTTCTTGGCCCATGGAAGCCCAAACATCAGTGTAAACAGCGTTGGCTCCGGTAACCGCCTCTACAGGATCTCTTAGCACTTGTACAGAGCTACCATGCCTCGCAGCTAATTCCTTTGCTTTTTCCACATAGAAGGACTTTGGTTCATAACCCTGTGGTGTGGCAACCGCAATATCCATACCCACTAAACCTGCA
The genomic region above belongs to Coprothermobacter proteolyticus DSM 5265 and contains:
- the eno gene encoding phosphopyruvate hydratase; translation: MEYAESPVIIDVKGRMVLDSRGNPTVEATVLLEDGSMGTAAVPSGASTGTREALELRDNGKEFGGKGVDKAVANINEALAEVVIGMDAYDQAGIDMAMIEADGTENKSKLGANAILAVSLAVAHAAAKSLGLPLFAYLGGVQGKVLPIPLMNVINGGVHADSGLDFQEFMIVPAGFDNYSDALRAGAEVYQVLKSVLKKQGYRIAVGDEGGFAPTLPNHKAALQVLVEAIQTAGYEPGKQVFLALDAAASEFYDGTSYKYEGKQLSSKDMLAVYEEMVSQYPIISIEDGMAEQDKEGWKLITQSLGSKVLLVGDDVFVTNPAIFTKGVEDGIANAILIKLNQIGTLTETLDVIRTAHLVGYRCIISHRSGETEDTTISHLAVATNAGFIKTGAPARSERVAKYNELLRIQEYLGDSAVYFGKVFPWWKAVKR
- a CDS encoding 2-oxoacid:acceptor oxidoreductase family protein encodes the protein MRREVYIVGSGGQGVVLMGALLAEAYALKNWNVVQTVVYDAAQRGGLARAEVVMSDTEIYYPKVRKADVVVAFSSDALPGAKSKMNGHTVILADESLRDKGVESLGFKVVYVPFERWAREELHSARVMNMVALGYCLKTLGDISLEEVEMALKERFKGDLFKLNMAAVKIGLEASEF
- a CDS encoding thiamine pyrophosphate-dependent enzyme, encoding MSEAPEKWLRKQYLPHIWCPGCGIGTILRQVIEQFTKLGWRNDEVVFVTGIGCTGRASGYVNAQTLHTIHGRALPTATGIKMARPDMHVVAMLGDGDGVGIGGNHFIHAAKRNIGITAIVVNNRIYGMTGGQVSPTTPSGAKSSTTPYGNVEPAMDVSKLALGAGATFVARAHTANPVYLGQLIRRALEHDGFSVLEVLSQCPTYFGRFNGMPDAVQMLEWFKSNTFMAKSPYEEKEGKIPVGVFRDDKETPELSKSYRQLWEE
- a CDS encoding 2-oxoacid:acceptor oxidoreductase subunit alpha; this translates as MSRIVMGDVACAMGAIDAGLKFYAGYPITPSSEIAETLSELLPKHQGIYLQMEDEIGSIMAVIGASYAGYPAMTATSGPGFSLMQEAIGYAAMAEIPITIVNVMRAGPSTGLATQIGEGDLMQAIWGTHGDHPVVVFSPGNVREFYIYTQKALYWAEKLRMPAIVLADEVVGHMRENVEFPEPIKIPVRTVPEVPPEKYLPYATVNGDAVPLPPLGQGYLWHVTGSAHGEDGFPTIKPDKVKALLDRLNTKVERHRKELIEYETYELDGAETLVISFASMGRVAKGVVAELRSQGHKVGLIRPFTMWPFFKEELRDIVNHVKPKKIVIPEINYGQLRLLVEWTLKGFDVPVLGVNVVNGDLIPPELIEEAILHG
- a CDS encoding 4Fe-4S dicluster domain-containing protein, yielding MTFLANFSVFVDTRLCKSCGLCVMVCPKKVFELRAPDGKSVPVREEDCIGCTQCFNICPDFAITVFKKEGVQA
- a CDS encoding TatD family hydrolase, giving the protein MSDNNMSDQHSCSYYIDSHAHLQDPAYDDDREDVLEKVRGELLSFAWVGYDIESSQKALQLRHPQEPVAVGVHPHNATGSLDVLKQYENMYQEANAVGEIGLDTVRSETALEDQLVWFRRQVEIALYFGKPIVIHEREAFPYVMEVLNKYGSIPVPVVLHCFSHGPNEALEALKKDFFISFAGNITYPKADSLRSALKMVPLDHLLLETDSPYLPPQVIRGKRNDPTYVKEVYKKAVEVTDMPMDELCQVICRNFAHVFGISLTFS